GTGTGTTGTAACAATTACAATACTGATCACCAGAAACCGTCAGATGATCCTCATCAGCCTCCATATGGTGCAGCTGTGCCAACCACTGGCTCCAAGATGCTGGCTTCTCGGTCTCACCCATCTTTCCTGCCACTTGGTTCCTCATAACAGTGACTGCACCACGGAATAGTCTGCCCTAAATCATTATAATTCCATCAACGCTTCCGAAAGCTTTGATTTGCCTGTGGAAGCCGCTGCAGGATTGAAGGCTATGTCTAATTAAAATGCATCTCCTACTAGAGGCCTGCGAGGAGCGTGACTGTGTTACTCTGCCGGATCTGCAGAGCAGGAGCTACAGACATTTTGAGCTAGCATGCCTGCCTGCTTTCTTGCACTACATCCCTATGCTACTTTGCATGCAGCACAAGGGCAAACcacaggagggagaggaaagtgcACATTCCTGTTCCAGCCTTTGATTTGAGCTTCTCGCCTAGGAAGACGAGTACGAAGGATCACAACTGGATCCACAGCAGGCTGAGCCTCCCAGAGGGAAACGCACCTTGGAGACACAGCAAGTTCAGTCAGATTATAACTGGCTCTAATCAGCCCTTCCACAGTCCCTACCCTGCAGCCCATAAACCCTCAGGGGAGAGAagatttctctcctcctttgaaaacactgacaAAACGTCCTGCAGAACCTCTAGAACCCAGCTCTCGCTCACAGGTCAGTACAAGCAGGGAGCCAGCTGACATCGAGAGACGGCAGCTCTGGGAGCATCCCTGCAGATGCATTTGATGGTGACTGCTAAACCCATTTCACTGCAGACAATCTCAACACAAGCACTTGCCCTAAAATATTAATGCTGGAAATTGCTACTGCCCATTTCTTACCAACTAATGGATCCTGGGCTTGCAGAATGCTTTGGAAGGGCCTTCAGATATGGATGTTAAGGTTTTCAAATTGATACATTAACATACAGCAGGAAGATTTCTTTAGGGAATGTGCAACATATGGGTGAGATAAAGAGAACGAAGTATAAGACCTGGGCATGGCCGCATTTCTTCAGTTAATCACTCTGAGAAACAAAAGCTCCCAGAGCCAGTTGTGGGTTAAAATGGAAGCTCTACTAGGAGAAAACTGTGGCACCAGTCACACCGAGCAGCCCCAGCAGGGATGTTATTTTTGGCAGCTATTACAACCAGGTTTTGCTCAAAACTAAGCTAGCAAAAGCAGCTTAGTGCAGCTGTGCAACTCATTATCCCACCTGCTTTTGACTTTACTTCTCTGTTACTGATTCTCACCTTCTCAGAATCTGACACTGAAGGAAGCAAACTCCCAACCAAAGTTTCTGAaatgggtggggggggtggggggaggaagggaaggggttgGATGTGCAGATTAATAGGAAAAGACATGCTTGACAAGCTCTCTTTGAAGGCGGTGTTAGAACCAGATACTTAATGTTTGTGTCCAGTAATCTCTGCACAAGCTGCTGCACCCGCAGATCCAATGGGCAGGGACAATACCTTGTGACACCTACACTGGGACACTCCTCATTTTTATCTCTGTGTCCACAGAAAATAATTCTCCTTCTTCAGGTCGATACTGAGATACTACCTGGACTGTGATGTTTCACTTGGCTTTTAAGCTTCAGTGTCCCCCCTTGGCTAGAGAGTAGGCTCATTTCTGGTGCCATTTGcaaggggaaggaggtgaggtTTTCTTTCCATCACTTCCATGCTCACCATTTGAAGAAGACCAGCCCAGCTAGAGCCGCGTAGCCCAGCACTAGGAAGAGGACCTTCAAGAGACGATCGTTCTTGTCTTCCAACTCCTTCACAAGGATCTCAAAGAAGGTGACAAACAAGAAAGTGCCCCCTGCGATGCCTTGTAGGAGCACTGAAGCAATGTTGCTGGCCACGTTCTGGGCACTCTCAATCCCCATCCCAATGCTAATGCCCAGAGGAATCATCAGGCTCACTGTCACAGCTACCTTGGCAGCATCCTTCAGTGTCAACGAGGTCTTGGCCATGCTGATACCCAGCGCCACTGCCACCAATGTCTCATGAATAGCAACTCCCAGGAACAAGCTCATGACTTTGCCACCCTCCTCCTGCAAGCCCAGGGCCAGTCCCTCAAAGATGGAGTGTGCAGATAAAGCAAATACCAGGCTGAAGAGTCGTAAGGGACTGGACCGCGAGAGCTCCTGTATGTTCAAACCATGGCTGTGGGAGTGGTGACCGTGCTCGCTGTACAACGTGCGCCCTCGGGAAGATGCTATGAAGGGACTTTCATACTCAGAGTCACTCCCGATATCTGAGCCAGCGTTGAAGGTCTCCAAGTCAATGAAGGAAGGCTTTTCCTTCTGGAAGGTCAGGATGAGCTGCTCAACAAAGACTGTCATAAAGAAGCCAATCATCATGATGGTCTCAGCCACGGGGTAGTCCGTGGTCACATTCCCCTGACTGAGAACTTCACTGAGCtggaacaaaggaaaacattgaCAGAGAATCAAATCACCTTTTGCCTACCAAAGAGACACAGGGAGCCACAAGGAAGCTCTAATGTTTTCCTACAAAATCTGTTTGGGTTGGGGGAGGAGAGCTTCCAACAGCTGATACCTAGctacgggggaaaaaaaatctgggctCCTGCATCCCTTAATAATGGATTTATGAAATATTCCTACTGTGTTTACAGAATTCTACAAGGACACTGAACAGATTCGCAATGGTTTAATACCCACGTATACATGCCTCAACATTAGAGATTGGGAACCTCTCTGCCTTACTGCTGGACCTTAGAGGCTCTCTGAAAAAGCGTTTAAACATGGACTCAACGGCAGGAGTTTGAGCCTCATGCCCAAGGCCACGTTCAGCCTCCCTTCTGCAGCAAAAAAGTGTCTGATTATTCAAACGTGTCAGTCAGAGGTAGCTGAATGTGAGGTGAACGCATCACTCCCTTGTGTTCTGAAACACCAGGCAAAGCACACCAGTTTCTGAGTGGGCTTGGTGGGCCACTTTGGCTAGGGTTGGACCGCAGTCTTCGTTTATGGAGGGGCAGAGGcctgtgcttgtggctgctggTGACCTGGCCTATACAGGAGTCCCTACCATAACAACTGTACAGGTTCATTAAAATTGCCAGAGAGGCTATTAAGAGGTTACCTTTTCTCTCACAGCTGGCAGCAAGGCATTGAAGCAGGTGGCCAGGAAGACCCCTCCTCCAAAAGAATTGCAGAGGGCAATGACCTTCTTGGAGCGATGAGCTTTCTCGTAATCTGCCTCGATTATCTTGACGGGTAGGAGGGACCCAACCAGCATGAGGACACAGACGCCCAGCAGACATAGCACTTTGGCTATCACGATCTTCATTGCGCTTCCTGGTGAATGTTCCTTGCCAAGGGCTCTGCAAAAGCAAGCTGATGGGAGTCCCTCAGGCGGCTGTTAAAACGGTTACATCAGCAGGCAACAGCACAGACAAACATCAAGGGAAATCTGCTCCTGCACTCAGTAGCTGTGGACAGGAGTAAAAACAAAGGAGATTTTCCTATTTAAGTATGTACTGTATAGAACAGCATCTTTCATCCCAAACTGCATACCCATCTCTCCAGAAGTAGACTTACGTAGAAAGGGGTACAGGGGacaggcagagaaaataaaatttaattgcaGCAAACAATAACTCAAAAATCTTGCGAGAATTGTAATAGCCACATGAGATGGACACAGCCTCAATTTTTAGTGGTTTTCTTTGAAACACCTACACAACGACATGCACCAAACACTTGATCTCACAATTGGATCCATGTGGGTGGAACTCCGCCCTCCCGAATCCAACCAAAGGATCAAGTCTTTAGTTTCAACCACGAGAAAAGAATAAGAGCTTGAGCTGGTGGCTTTTTTGTTACTGAGAAATTAACTTAAAAGGCCTCCCTTCAGCATTCACatggttttctttttatattgcCCTTGAAACTAGACCAATTTGAAAAATTCCTGTTTGTTCAGGAAACTGAACTATTATCTACTAACTACTATCACCATTTCCCTAGGGTGGGTCACAGCCTGTACAGCTGGCTGGTTGCTCCATGCTAGCGGTCAGCAGAAGTTCTGATTACTGATGAGTATGGACCTATCTAAAGTGAAACCCTACAGAGACATTCACTACAAGATTCTTTACTGCCCGCAGAGTGTAACAAAAGAAGAGGCAGATggtagaagagaaaaaagcaagatTTGAGTTGCCTGGGTCATGATAATTACCTTAATCTGAAATGTAAAAGTATTTCCCTCCAGGTTAGGTGCAGTGACAGTGCAACTTGTTTTcctcaaatcattttaaaaaataacaaaattaaatctacttacaaaaatacataaacatgAACACGGCCCTTTACTGATGCAAGAatgagcagcagcacagctggcatCTCGGAGCATTTCACTTACCACTTGTACCAAATTGACTTATAAAGTCAGATCAATGGCACCTTGAGAGGGCTCTCCTACATGACACCAAGGTAAAGGGTACCACACAGCCCCGAGCACTGACTACACACTACAGTGTGTATCAGGCTAATGAATTAACGTAGAACATTTTCAGCCATGCTGATATTCAAACCGGTGATGGACAAGGTAAATAATTGGATACCTGGTTACTGGACcagcaaattaattttaatacgTAAGAGTCTTGAGGCTAAAGCCTCCCTTAAGGGCTGACAGCATTAATCACTATCACTGTTTTCTGTGCAGTGGGCTGCATAAAttgtgccttttttaaaaaggggtcAGGGACTGAATGACTAGGCACTTGGTAAGAGAATGTAAAGCCTCTTTCCAAGTTTGCAGTTCAAGCCCAACCTAGGCAGGAGTGAAAGAGAAGGGTCATTGCAGGCTGGCCATCTGTGGCAGGTTTGGTTCAAAGTCAGGTATCTACGGGAAGTGttgtacagcagaaaaaaaaaaacactgttcagGTGATACTGATTGACTCACTCCCTAGCGAACCCAGCAGATGAGCCAGGTCTGAACAAGTCCAGAGCCTGAATTCTCCATGTACTTTGACAGGGCTTTCACAGCAGGCAGCCGGCAtgggctgctgctgtcactgtagCTGACATGCAGGTTCACTCTCCAGAGATGTTGACTCCAGGACTGCAAACGCTTGTCAACATTGTGCTGACACAGCTAGCAAGTCACATTGCCTTTGTAAAGTACATGCTCTGGTTTTAGCGCCAACAGAACAACAATGATTTAACCTTGTACGGCACTGTTCCGTTGCTATACCAAGCTTCTCAAATGAACTCTCAAAAACCTACATTCGAACAGCACATCGGAAGCACAAACCACAAGAGCTTGCAGCTTGACTCATTAAGTGAGAAGGCACCACCCACGTCTGTTATGTTAGGTACGCAGACAACTGCCAGGACAGGGACCTCAGAAACTCATCAgccagaggagagaaagaaaagcctcGGTTTTCCTGAATTCACACCTCCTCTGGTACAAGCCTGGCTTCTGCTCAGAAATTCAGAAAACCTCTAGCTTTTTCTTTCACCTAGCAACAGCCCCCAAAAAAGACTAAAGCCTCAAGCTTCTGACAGCAGGGGGAGTAGCTGCTCTTTCATGCCCCATGACCTCAGGAGGAAAGCAGTTTAGTGAAAAATGATGTGGTAAGTAAAAGAAATACCTTGCGTTTCTCTCAACCTGCTCTTTCTGACAGCCCAGCATTCAGGATTTAGTACCTCTAACACTTGGGTTATTTGGGCAGCCTAAGAACTTCTGTAATAAAGAAATAACTCAGGACGGGTATTAATTGATTTACTGGCCCATAACAAAACGTTCAAACACGGAACTAGAAATATTATATAAATGGGCAGGCCTCTGCGGAAGAAAAAAGGATTTCCTTGTGCGTGCTCCTTTAAATCTCAGTTTGTCTATcgaaaacacattttcagaatGCCTGTAACACACTAGTACAGCAAAGATTGTGCTAGACGCCGACTGCTGATACATAGCTTGCAGAAAGCAGGCTGGATTCCCCCAGAACCTCACTTCTGAGCACTCCCAACACTCGATGTCCTCTTGAAAACATCCAGGTCACACTGGAGAAGAGAAATGCTGAGCACAGGGAATTTCTCCCAGGATGTCACTGGAGCAGGCCTGAATCTGTTTGAATGCCCCAGAAGAGGGCTGAGATGCGTGAGACTGGACTAGCAGCAAGGAGAGAAGCACGTGCCAGGGGGTTTCCAGGTTTCTGCACTCCCAGGTGGTCACCACCGCACTTTGAGAGCACTAGGCCGCCAATGACAGGCGCCGGGCGAGGGGTTCTGGTGACAAGCGGCTCAGCAGAGGAGCCGAGGAAGGGCACGTCGTGCTCGAGGTGCCTCAAGTCCCAAACCAGGGATGCCCTGGTCCTGCTAACACGGGATTTGGgccccctcctgctgcctcagcccgtcTGCAGGATGGCCCCACCGCCGCATTCCCCGGGGCCAGGGCCAGCCCCCCATGCCCAACTCCTGGCCCTGGCTTCGGCTCCCGTGGCACTGTGCAAAAAGCCCCCATGCTGCCCGAGGCAGCACCACCCCGCAAGGACTCTCCGCCCTCTCCCCTGAACCGGTTACCCCAGAAACTGCCCCAGACCCCACTGTTCCTGCCAGGAACTGCCCTAGACACCCTCCCCTAGGCCTTGTTATCCTAGAAACTGCCCCAGACCCCCATTGTTACCCCAGAAACTGCTCCAGGCCCCGTTCTACTGACCATGATACCCCAGAAACTGCCCCAGACCCCCACTGTTACCCCAGAAACTGCCCCAGACCCCGCTCCCCTAGGCCTTGTCACCCCAAACTGACCTAGACCCCACTGTTACCCCCAGAAACTGCCCCAGACCCCGCTCCACCGACCCTGTTACCCCAGAAACTGCCTCAGGCCTCTCTCCACCAGCCCTGATTCCCCAGAAACTGCCCCAAACCCCTAAATTAGGCCACCAAgagccccccgagcctcccaccCCCCTCGTTACCCCGAAACAGCCCCTCAAGGCCCCCGTTACCCCGGCAAcggcccccaccccccccatcccgcccccccGGCAACGGCGCccacccgccgcctcccgccagccccggtgacgccccccccgccgccccggcccccccactcACTCGCCGGATCCCGGCTCGCgccccggccaggccgcccccgcacggcgcccgccccccgcccgcgcacGGCGCCCTCCCATTGGCTGCGGCCGAGGCGGTGGCTGAAAGGCGCGCCGCCCattggccgcggcggccgcccatCAACTCCGCCCCCGCCCACGGGGGCAGGACAATAAGGTCCGCctcacccccctccccgcggggcgcccCCGTCCGACGCGGAAAAGCGCCCGCCCCGACCGCTCGCCGCGGCGGCGCGTTCCGGGACAGCGCCGGCCCGGCTAGAGCTGTCCAGGGGCGGGCGGTGCTgacggggacccaggcgtccgggccgcggagcgcgccgccgccgccgccaccgggctgcccgggccacgggcagtgccgagGCGAGGGGCCGGACCCCCGGCCCTCCGGAGGGACAGCGTGGCAGGCAAAAAAAACTCACGGCGACGCCCTGcgggggcagaggagcagggcttCGGGGTAGAGGGGCACAGCCAGGCTCGCCTTTTCCCAGGGTTTCCCTGCCAGCTCTCCGTCCAGCTCCTTCCTCCGCAAAATAGCCCTGCAAAGAAGAGCATGACAAATAACGGGACAGAATAAGCCATTCCTGACACGGACTGGCGCTCAGATGCGACAGCAAGTCTCAGCCGACTGCCCCACCTGTGACGTGAACAAATTAGCACTCTGGGAAAAGGGACATTTCTGTCCTGACTTCAAATGCCAAGGCGCATATGAAATGCGGAACCGCAAGCTTGGTTGGGGCCCCGCGCAGACACGCCCCCCCGATGCTGACCTCTAACACAAGCAGTGGCGGCACGTCGCTGCCTCGGCCCCACGCGGCTAAACCTCAACGCTCCAGCCGAGCACAGGAAAACCCGTAAGCCGCAGATTTGCTGCGGAACCGTTGTTGAAGAGattcacagaaaaagaagagcCATCAGCTGCTACTCTCATGGAGTCCATAGTTGAGTAGATTTTTGGCTGCTTTTATTTAGGAAAAAGTAAAtccattcatttaaaatacagcacTGCAGGTACAGCACAAAAGGCTAACTGCAGAAGGCCCTTAGAAAGTGGAAATGAATCTAGAAATCAGTTCTCTTGCTGTCAGCATGCTCCGCagagaagttaaaaaacaaaaaataaacaaacaaaacccacactaAGAATCTACAAGGAAACCCCCTCTGCTGCAAGGAGACTGTCCACTCTCTGCTTCAAGTTCAACCGCAGACACAGCGCTACAGAGGTGCAGATATTACCAAGAGCTGCACACAGCTATCCAAAACCTGTGGCACACTCTGCCAGCCAgtctttcctccttctccatcGAGGACGGCCACACAGCCTTACAGCGTCAGCAGCACTTCCCCACGTGGAGCTGCGTGTCGAATCcagtggcattaaaaaaaaagatctagagGTGCAAAAGAGcaagcagggaaaggaaagggcaaaCGGAgtcctgaaaaagcagaaatcccccttctgcaattttcttcttttggacaattcttgaacttttttcctcccagacTGTCTGACAGTCCCCGGCAGTGAGACAGGCCACCTGAACCTTCCCTTTCTGCTAGGTTACAAAAGCCAGATTAGAGAGAACTTGAGATCGAGGGAACTGGGGAGGCAGATGCAGAAAGAAAGAGTACCTCTCTGCCGTTCTGCCAAAACACAAGAGAGGAGCATTTCAGCAGGGAAAATGAAGAACCAGAGACTATAATAGGAGTGTAAATCAAGTATGTAGGTTGTGTCTATCAGCTGTCATTGCACTGAGAAGGCAGAGCTCTGACCCTGCACAAAAATCTCTGCACTCAGCAAAGCTGGAAACAGCTGCAACAGCCTAACTACATGGTACCAGAGCGGGATTGGGCCCGGCGCGCCcaagccagccagccagtcccaggCCCCAGGTTTATGGATCTCATTTCAGTCATCTGGGCAAAAGGGATGACAAACAAAGTgtccaaatattttattcttcacaAGTTACATTAACCACATAGTACTTTATGGAGCATTTACAAATCGTTCTTCTTGATATTAATCTTCAGATATACCCACTCACTCATACCACAGGGCTTCCTGAAAGGGCGTTTTCCATCTCACACCTATTCATCTTCAAACTAGACGCTTTTCTGCCTGGCAATAAGACCTTGAGCATGCCTTTCCCAATGCAATCTGAATGACTACTTTAAAAACGATTCTGACTTTAATAAAATCCTCTCTGGCTTCAACACTGGCGAATTCTAGGGGGACTGGCTAGAGCTTCCTGGTCACCCAGGGAACAGCACAGGTAATTTCAGAAGGCCTGGAAAGCTGCAGGTAACTCTAGATAGctacaaaagcattttttcctcatcCCACACACTACACGCTGAGGCATAATCACTCCTTGTCAGTCCCCCACACTGAGCCAGCAGGCACTCCGTATCTTACGATCCGAGTAGCATTTTtactcctcctgctctctccaaCTGTCAGACCCTCTGTAAAACAGGCATCCTCTAATTCCATCATTAGCACAGTCAGTCAGGTTGATTACTCACATGcataaaagacaaattaaaaaagcaaaagcaaaactttttaaaCATCAAAAACATTATATCTTTCTTACTGTCCACCTCTGACTAGTTCACAGTTTGGATCATTCCAACAACATAGCCATGATTACTAAACACTAGACAAATTTTGTCAGGACTGGGAAAGAACCCCAAGAAGTGTATCTGAAAACACTCACTCTAGAGGAGTGATCATAAATGAGTATGTTCTATCTGATCAGTCCCAACCCCCTCCCCTAACACATTTACACTAACCTTTGAGATGCGATCACCAAGCTCCTGTGTATTAACAGCATTGGCAATGTTGCTACAGACCTGAATGAGAAACGCAGTGAATCTAATCAACAGAAACCCTGTTCCTGGAGACAAGAAGATCCAGTGATCTCCAACAGTGTTCAAACACTACCTTCTCATAACTGCGGCAGGAAGATTGAATGGGGCGGGATTGGGTAGGACTTGAATACTTCTTTGAAGTGGCACGTGGGCAGTAAAAGTGAAGACATCCTGTAGTGAAGAGTACATTATTCTTGAAAAATGGGTAAAAAATTCCCATGTAGCAAATAACATAGAAATGTAACAGTAGAGTTAATTTTCTGAGTTTCTTTAGAAAGACTGTTGATGCTGGTTCACGTTCAGCTTGCTGgatcttccagaagaaaaaaagcaaatggaaaggcTGAGGGGGAGGAGCAGGGACGAAGACCAGGGAAAGAAAGCGTGAATCTGTCTTTAACATGCAGGTCATATAAAGTGTTTTGTttatccattttttcccctctcttggaCACTTCCAACTCAAGAAATGGCAACACGCACATGGCTTCCAGTTTTTAAAGCATAAGAACATAGTTCCCATGGACTGCGCTGCAGAGACAGGAAGACAAGACATTTGCAAAttgattttttaagaaaataaaagtttgcaCACTAACCAGTTTGCACACTAGATAATGAAATTCACTTGTCAGTCACTCAAGGGGTATGCAAACGTGAGGGAGGTTCTTATTTACCACTCTTCAGGGCTGAGCCTTGTGTCCCTGAGGTACAGTACTAGCAGTACCGATGCAGAGAGCCCAGTGCATAGGTAGGGGAAGGGAGGCACATCAAGTTGCTAAATTAAGGCACGAGTCAGATATTGCAGCTACATACAGAAATCTTCTCCACTCAGCTGGTCACAGTACAACAGCACTCCTGGCTGTGACCTCACCTGGACTGCTCATTCCTGCTGATCTTCGTTACTGGCACTTGGAGTTCGACTCCTAATCTGACTTCGTAGCTGCTCTATTAGCTCAGGATTCTGCTGCTGCATCTGCTGAGCAAACTGCTGGCCCCTGAAGGAGAAcaagcaagaaggaaaacagtCATATTaatattcatacacacacacagtatggATGCTAAGGAATTCTTTATGATCGATTATCAAAATTCTGTTTTAGCAAATAGTTCAGCCACATTACTGAAAATGGCAGGATTTTACCCAACCTTTAAGCCTTCCTCAGTTGTTTAAGTTAAGTTTTGGTCAGGAAACCTGAAATCCGTTACTGGTCAAGGCAACAGGAAAGACCCAGCTCCCTACTCACGCTTGTATGAGGCTGGCGAGATCATTTGTGGAAGGGCTGGTGCCTGCTGCTCCCATGGGGTTATGGCCACCAGAAATCATCCCAGACATGCTGCAGGAATAAGCCATTGCTCAGAGCAGAAAAAACACAgagacttttgtttgttttatgtagGGAGGGGAGCATCAGCATAATGGGAGCCCCTTCCCACACAGATTGTGAAGTTATCTTTAAGGGAATTTTCTGCAACAACCACCTCTTGTTCATGAATGGCAGCAGAGTCTAATTGCATCATTAAACCGAacaatatgtaaaaatatttgtaacaaTGTCAGTTATTGTATTCCTAGAGATTCTTCCTTTTGTACATGAGTCCtactttacatttatttaattaaaaaacagccCTTCCTTTCACAAGATGTTTGCTTGCTCTGTATCAAATGAGATCTATTGACAGGGCAGCCTAAACACTGATTCACTCGTGATGAACAGCACAGAACATGTTGGGGCCTGCATAGCCATTTCCTCTAGAAGTTCTCAGGCTGTATCCAAAGCAGAACCTCAAACGGTAACAGTGATGGAAGGAGCAGGCAGAAGCAAATGGAAATGATGGCAGACATTTAGCCCTTTAACCAAGCTGTCACAAAACACAAATCAAACTATGAGCTCCAGAAAGTCTCTAATTCACTGTATTCTAAGCCTACCTGTGCTCTGAAAGGATTGTCAGGAGAGGCACGTGCCTGATAGAATTTCACATCTCCATCTCATTTAGAATGGGGATACATCCATTCTTTGTACAGGACTATGAGGATCTACTCACAATGTTTGTAAGATGCTTAGACAACAT
This sequence is a window from Struthio camelus isolate bStrCam1 chromosome 26, bStrCam1.hap1, whole genome shotgun sequence. Protein-coding genes within it:
- the SLC39A3 gene encoding zinc transporter ZIP3, with the translated sequence MKIVIAKVLCLLGVCVLMLVGSLLPVKIIEADYEKAHRSKKVIALCNSFGGGVFLATCFNALLPAVREKLSEVLSQGNVTTDYPVAETIMMIGFFMTVFVEQLILTFQKEKPSFIDLETFNAGSDIGSDSEYESPFIASSRGRTLYSEHGHHSHSHGLNIQELSRSSPLRLFSLVFALSAHSIFEGLALGLQEEGGKVMSLFLGVAIHETLVAVALGISMAKTSLTLKDAAKVAVTVSLMIPLGISIGMGIESAQNVASNIASVLLQGIAGGTFLFVTFFEILVKELEDKNDRLLKVLFLVLGYAALAGLVFFKW